Proteins co-encoded in one Procambarus clarkii isolate CNS0578487 unplaced genomic scaffold, FALCON_Pclarkii_2.0 HiC_scaffold_307, whole genome shotgun sequence genomic window:
- the LOC138361312 gene encoding uncharacterized protein codes for MSVCPLCLSPINNEIVHVCQTQCLTCLGEMSINALQECRLYCIGCNGPTPPGHFDVTCTSCGQLYCANLHGSTSCPYCRFSVNREPPTDARNVIEPPPKRRRIINNRVPIRDQENLILGGINIPAQSPPDSTQPSEWSTPVRSQPQLSQELEEDAPDGNQHASSDEEEEEDNQPPVHDISDEEVNAPDSPE; via the exons atgtcagtatgtcctctgtgcctgtctcctatcaacaacgaaatcgtgcatgtgtgtcaaactcagtgtttaacatgcctaggtgaaatgtccatcaacgctcttcaagaatgtagactatactgtataggatgcaacgggcctacaccgcctggacattttgacgtaacctgtaccagctgcggacaactctattgtgcaaatc ttcatggttctacttcctgcccatactgtcgtttctccgttaaccgggaacctcccaccgatgccagaaacgtcattgaacctccacccaaacgccgtcgcatcataaataacc gagttcctattcgtgatcaagagaatctcatacttggtggaatcaacatcccagctc aatctCCCCCggattcaacccaaccctctgagtggagcacacctgtacgcagtcaaccccagctgtcccaggagctagaagaagatgcaccagacggcaaccagcatgcatcctcagatgaagaagaagaagaagacaatcaaccccctgttcacgacatatcagatgaagaagtcaacgctccagattccccagag